Proteins found in one Solwaraspora sp. WMMD792 genomic segment:
- a CDS encoding recombinase family protein produces MPTRAGSYARQSAAKHKSITEQTEEIRTAAADEGWTIVAEYSDGASASRFARKARDGWPKVLDDIAARRIDVLILWESSRGDRTPETWFAFLSSCRESGVRIHVVTHERTYRLENPRDWRTLAEDGIDSAYESDKTSLRARRGQAGAAAAGRPTPGRTQYGYRRVYDPDTGRLAGQVADPDTAPIVADIVDQVAAGTPISTIADRLNAAAIAAPGGGRWHRVRVRDIASNPAYVGLRRHHGSTTAAAWPPIVSETSWWAAQRILSDPTRRTSRPGRWRHLLSYLMRCDQCEGPPCVARGRYRCEGCGATIVQPATDAFVEAVVLGWLARPDVHERLRSATAISDAEVIEAEAEAARLRGELDGWRRSAIAGRTSPESLAVIEAGLTDRIRAAESRTLAAGLPPELRDLLAPGEDVAARWAAAGIPPQRVVIRTVADVRFAAGRRGGARRFDPWRLGPSRWVGDVDGRTWGDYWREAGLPS; encoded by the coding sequence ATGCCCACCCGCGCAGGTAGCTACGCCCGCCAGTCTGCCGCGAAGCACAAGAGCATCACCGAGCAGACCGAAGAGATCCGGACGGCGGCCGCCGACGAAGGCTGGACCATCGTCGCTGAATACTCCGACGGCGCGAGTGCCAGCCGGTTCGCTCGGAAGGCCCGCGACGGATGGCCGAAGGTCCTCGACGACATCGCCGCTCGGCGGATCGACGTCCTCATTCTCTGGGAGAGCTCACGCGGCGACCGTACGCCGGAGACGTGGTTCGCGTTCCTCAGCTCGTGCCGTGAGTCCGGGGTACGCATCCATGTCGTCACCCACGAGCGGACCTACCGGCTCGAAAACCCCCGCGACTGGCGCACCCTCGCCGAGGACGGCATCGACTCCGCCTACGAGTCGGACAAGACATCGCTGCGGGCACGCCGTGGCCAAGCCGGCGCGGCCGCCGCCGGCCGGCCGACTCCGGGCCGAACGCAGTACGGATACCGGCGCGTCTACGACCCCGACACGGGCAGGCTCGCCGGGCAGGTCGCAGACCCGGACACCGCCCCGATCGTCGCCGACATCGTCGACCAGGTCGCCGCCGGCACCCCAATCTCCACGATCGCCGATCGGCTCAACGCTGCGGCGATCGCGGCCCCGGGCGGCGGCCGGTGGCATCGGGTGCGGGTGCGGGACATCGCGAGCAACCCGGCGTACGTCGGACTCCGCCGGCACCACGGCAGCACCACAGCGGCGGCTTGGCCGCCGATCGTGAGTGAAACGTCGTGGTGGGCTGCACAGCGGATCCTGTCCGACCCGACCCGGCGCACGTCACGGCCGGGCCGGTGGCGGCACCTGCTGTCCTACCTGATGCGCTGCGACCAGTGCGAGGGTCCTCCGTGCGTTGCGCGCGGCCGCTACCGGTGCGAGGGCTGCGGGGCGACCATCGTCCAGCCCGCCACGGACGCGTTCGTGGAGGCGGTGGTGCTGGGTTGGTTGGCCCGGCCGGACGTGCACGAGCGGCTACGGTCGGCGACGGCGATCAGTGATGCCGAGGTGATCGAGGCGGAGGCGGAGGCCGCTCGGCTGCGGGGCGAGCTGGACGGGTGGCGGCGGTCGGCGATCGCCGGCCGGACGTCGCCGGAGAGCTTGGCAGTGATCGAGGCCGGCCTGACTGACCGGATCCGCGCGGCGGAGTCTCGGACCCTGGCGGCGGGTCTGCCGCCGGAGCTGCGTGACCTGCTGGCACCAGGTGAGGATGTGGCTGCCCGGTGGGCTGCGGCGGGGATACCGCCGCAGCGGGTGGTGATCCGGACGGTTGCGGATGTGCGGTTCGCTGCGGGGCGGCGTGGTGGTGCGCGTCGGTTCGATCCGTGGCGGCTGGGTCCGTCGAGGTGGGTCGGCGACGTAGATGGTCGGACGTGGGGCGACTACTGGCGTGAGGCCGGCTTGCCGTCCTGA
- a CDS encoding GntR family transcriptional regulator — MAGYREIAADLREAIAAGEYAPGAQIPTEHALAERYGVSRETVRRALAELRAAGVLESARAAGTRVAAPPVRLALARYAAVADPARTRANLGPWETACADQGIDGSVEVVSVEEAIPAPPGVAARLALPAGASMVLRRRRHLMDGRVVQLHESWMPRDLVAGTALAGQGKVVGGVYAALAAAGMRPATASEELSARPAALAEQSDLGLAAVGWVLELWRTTRDVTGRPLEALQVVSDARRVTYVYDDLPIRGER; from the coding sequence ATGGCGGGCTATCGGGAGATCGCAGCGGACCTCCGCGAGGCGATCGCGGCGGGCGAGTACGCGCCCGGCGCCCAGATCCCGACCGAGCACGCCCTGGCAGAGCGGTACGGCGTGTCACGGGAGACGGTGCGTCGGGCACTGGCCGAACTGCGCGCCGCCGGCGTACTCGAGTCGGCCCGGGCCGCAGGAACGCGAGTCGCGGCGCCACCGGTGCGGCTGGCGCTGGCGCGGTACGCAGCCGTCGCCGACCCCGCCCGCACTCGGGCGAACCTCGGCCCGTGGGAGACCGCCTGCGCCGACCAGGGCATCGACGGGTCGGTGGAAGTCGTATCGGTCGAGGAGGCCATACCTGCACCACCCGGCGTAGCCGCGCGGCTGGCTCTGCCTGCCGGCGCCTCAATGGTGCTGCGCCGCCGTCGCCACTTGATGGACGGCCGTGTCGTCCAGCTGCATGAGTCGTGGATGCCGCGTGACCTGGTGGCGGGCACGGCGCTCGCCGGGCAGGGCAAGGTGGTCGGCGGCGTGTACGCCGCGTTGGCCGCTGCCGGCATGCGGCCGGCGACCGCGAGCGAGGAGCTGTCGGCGCGGCCTGCTGCGTTGGCCGAGCAATCGGACCTGGGCTTGGCGGCGGTGGGCTGGGTGCTTGAGCTGTGGCGCACGACGCGAGACGTCACCGGCCGGCCGCTGGAGGCGTTGCAGGTGGTGTCGGATGCCCGCCGGGTGACGTACGTGTACGACGATCTGCCGATACGGGGCGAGAGGTGA